From the genome of uncultured Methanobacterium sp.:
ATTGTAAAAACAACACTTTGTGAAAATAATAAATTGTGAAAAAAAGAAAAATAGACCTGTATCTTACTTTAAATCATAACATAACTCAACTGCTTTCCTGGCAGCAGCTTCCATGGAAGTTTCATAGCTAACTCCTGCCTCGGTGAGAATACGTTGCCCTTCTGCTTCATTGGTACCTGTAAGACGGATAACCAGGGGTACTTCTCGTTTAGACTCTTTTAAAACATTTATAACACCATTAGCCACATCATCTGCACGAGTTATCCCACCTAAAACATTCAAAAAGACTACTTTTACCTGAGGGTTAGAAATTACCATGTTCAATGCCCGAGTAATGTTTTCCTGTGATGCGCCACCACCAATGTCCAGGAACGTAGCTGGTTTTCCACCGTAGAGTTTGAGCATGTCCATACCAGTAAGGGTAAGGCCAGCACCGTTGCCAATAACTGCAATATCCCCATCCAGTTTAACATACGCAAATTCATCACTGGGCTCAGTTTTAAGCTGTGCCAGGTCCCGGTGACGGTACAGAGAATCATCATCAATATCCAGCTTGGCATCAGCGGCTATAATTCCCTTGCTGGTGAGTACCAGGGGATTGATTTCGGCTATATTGGCATCGTACTTCTGGAATATGTAGTAAAGTTTCCAGATGATCCCTCCCACTGAGGATATCAGATCATTGGTTAATCCCATTTTACGGGCTATCTCCCTGGCCTGATAGGGCATGAACTCATCCAGGGGATCCAGGTAATATTTAAATATTTTTTCAGGGGTTTTATGAGCTACTTCTTCAATATCCACCCCACCAGATTGACTGGCCATTATAAGAGGTTTGCGGGCGGATCGGTCCACTGCCACACTCAGATAAAATTCATCTTGAATATCAAGCAT
Proteins encoded in this window:
- the sucC gene encoding ADP-forming succinate--CoA ligase subunit beta: MKIHEYQAKEIFSEGGIPTPQSIMVETPEEAQKAALTIDKPVAIKSQVLIGGRGKAGGIKFAENPSKAYQLTDELLGADIRGETVQKVLVEEMLDIQDEFYLSVAVDRSARKPLIMASQSGGVDIEEVAHKTPEKIFKYYLDPLDEFMPYQAREIARKMGLTNDLISSVGGIIWKLYYIFQKYDANIAEINPLVLTSKGIIAADAKLDIDDDSLYRHRDLAQLKTEPSDEFAYVKLDGDIAVIGNGAGLTLTGMDMLKLYGGKPATFLDIGGGASQENITRALNMVISNPQVKVVFLNVLGGITRADDVANGVINVLKESKREVPLVIRLTGTNEAEGQRILTEAGVSYETSMEAAARKAVELCYDLK